The Phoenix dactylifera cultivar Barhee BC4 chromosome 12, palm_55x_up_171113_PBpolish2nd_filt_p, whole genome shotgun sequence genome has a window encoding:
- the LOC103705041 gene encoding dual specificity protein phosphatase 12-like, whose amino-acid sequence MPHLVRDRLFFGNISDAAEVLQSASTEFTHVLSLLSSASISFFSDWRPGLSIPTKEIRKVFVGADESLPKKSLAPDKLLYSLEYAGRELKLVRMAVPLRDTEDEDLLDYLDVCLDFVDESRKEGSVLVHCFAGVSRSAAVITAYLMRTEQRSLEDALESLRESCEFICPNDGFLDQLKLFEEMGFQVDTTSPIYKRFRLKVLGHSYKQGEKIDGSIFGADPGLAVESSSSEQASKGDKKRTVYRCKKCRRIVALQDNVVSHVPGEGETCFEWQKRKSGNPFNRFQEPECSSLFVEPLKWMTSVEEGALEGKLSCIHCDARLGYFNWSGIQCSCGSWITPAFQIHKSKVDISTV is encoded by the exons ATGCCGCATCTGGTTCGGGACCGGCTCTTCTTCGGCAACATCAGCGACGCGGCGGAGGTGCTCCAGAGCGCGAGTACAGAGTTCACTCACGTCCTTTCGCTCCTCAGCTCGGCGTCGATCTCCTTCTTCTCGGACTGGCGGCCGGGCCTCTCGATCCCCACCAAGGAGATCCGGAAAGTGTTTGTTGGGGCGGATGAGTCGCTGCCGAAGAAGTCCTTGGCGCCGGACAAGCTGCTGTATTCGCTGGAGTATGCCGGGCGGGAGCTGAAGCTGGTGAGGATGGCGGTGCCGCTGAGGGACACGGAGGATGAAGATTTGCTGGATTATTTGGATGTTTGTTTGGATTTCGTTGACGAGAGTAGGAAGGAGGGATCGGTTCTGGTGCATTGCTTTGCCGGTGTGTCGAGAAG TGCTGCTGTCATTACTGCATATCTCATGAGAACAGAACAAAGATCCTTAGAag ATGCACTTGAATCCTTGCGAGAAAGTTGCGAGTTTATTTGCCCAAATGATGGTTTTCTGGATCAG TTAAAATTGTTTGAAGAAATGGGTTTTCAAGTAGATACCACAAGCCCCATCTATAAACGCTTCCGCTTAAAAGTATTGG GTCATTCTTATAAACAAGGAGAGAAAATAGATGGCTCCATATTTGGAGCTGACCCTGGTTTGGCTGTGGAGTCCAGCTCTTCTGAGCAAGCCTCCAAGGGAGATAAGAAGAGAACTGTCTACCGCTGCAAAAAATGCCGCAGAATTGTTGCATTGCAAGACAATGTCGTTAGCCATGTGCCCGGCGAGGGTGAGACTTGCTTCGAgtggcaaaaaagaaaaagtggcAACCCATTCAACAGGTTTCAGGAGCCAGAATGCTCTTCTTTATTTGTTGAGCCTTTGAAGTGGATGACCTCAG ttGAAGAGGGTGCACTGGAAGGAAAGCTCTCATGCATCCATTGTGATGCACGCCTCGGGTACTTCAATTGGTCAGGCATTCAGTGCAGCTGTGGAAGCTGGATTACCCCTGCCTTCCAGATTCATAAGAGTAAAGTGGATATCAGCACAGTTTAA
- the LOC103705040 gene encoding heat stress transcription factor B-4b-like gives MAFLMGRCGEMMVSVDSHKPVPAPFLTKTYQLVDDPCTDHIVSWGEEETTFVVWRPPEFARDLLPNYFKHNNFSSFVRQLNTYGFRKIVADRWEFANEFFRKGEKHLLTEIHRRKSPQVPHHYHHNHQHYHESPPPFQGPDEMTSWIEPPLPLPSGDAEFLSALSEDNQRLRRKNSLLLSELSHMKKLYNDIIYFIQNHVTSTPPDRRLVNPRPGRLIELAPDDQLQSPSELQKGSKNRFSATMPGDSDSTVKLFGVSIHGKKRLHTETACGENSNASD, from the exons ATGGCTTTCTTGATGGGGAGATGTGGTGAGATGATGGTTTCTGTGGACTCTCACAAGCCAGTTCCAGCACCCTTCCTGACCAAGACCTACCAGCTCGTTGATGATCCTTGCACTGATCACATTGTATCCTGGGGTGAAGAAGAAACCACCTTTGTGGTGTGGAGACCTCCTGAATTTGCAAGGGATCTCCTGCCCAACTACTTCAAGCACAACAACTTCTCAAGCTTTGTAAGGCAGCTTAACACCTAT GGATTCAGAAAGATTGTTGCAGATAGGTGGGAGTTCGCAAATGAGTTCTTCAGAAAAGGGGAGAAGCATTTACTCACTGAGATCCACAGAAGGAAAAGCCCTCAAGTTCCTCACCACTACCACCACAACCACCAACACTACCATGAATCGCCACCTCCTTTCCAAGGTCCAGATGAAATGACCAGCTGGATCGAGCCTCCCCTACCGCTCCCCAGTGGTGACGCCGAGTTCCTCTCGGCTCTTTCGGAGGACAATCAGAGACTGAGGAGAAAGAACTCCCTCCTCTTATCAGAGCTCTCACACATGAAGAAGCTATACAATGACATAATCtacttcatccaaaaccatgtCACCTCAACACCCCCTGACCGAAGGCTTGTGAACCCAAGGCCTGGTAGACTTATAGAACTCGCTCCTGATGATCAACTTCAGTCTCCTTCAGAGCTCCAAAAAGGATCAAAAAATCGCTTCTCGGCGACCATGCCCGGGGACTCCGACAGCACCGTCAAGCTCTTTGGTGTTTCCATTCATGGCAAGAAGAGATTGCACACTGAGACAGCCTGCGGTGAAAACTCAAATGCAAGTGATTAG
- the LOC103705032 gene encoding pentatricopeptide repeat-containing protein At1g80270, mitochondrial-like: MWALRRASNPLRYHIPHGAVAQAFCSKLDTQCGNLKHEHWDYELYGNTAAFVLPNFFPHGPSLSAMPSLGIRNLSSQAGATTSDSEVDDGFSDLDSPPETDKIGTIVDKEDNDEFVSEREISGDESKVDSAEVGDCSLRLSDSKSQSNGEKEPRRTSVASPFFKVVMDAPRQSFNDALNKWVEAGNSLGRDEISMIVQNLRKRRFYGKALQFLEWLEASKRLDFVERDYASRLDLVAKVHGLQKAEKYINMIPESFSGEIIYRTLLANYVSTGNIKKSEEVFNKIRDHGLPITTFSCNQLLLLYKRVDRKKMVDVLMMMEKENIKPSSFTYRLLIDTKGRTNDITGMEQIVEKMKAEGVELDLATQAMIAKHYIFGGLNEKAEATLKEMEGDDIKENRNACKVLLPLYAALGKAEDVGRIWKVCEANPRLEECLAAVEAWGKLGHVEDAEEVFENMLKTWKNLSSKYYNALLKVYADHKLLSKGKELAKRMSDAGCRIGPLTWDALVKLYVEAGEVEKADSILQKAAQQNLIRPLYSSYMAVLDEYSKRGNIHNAEKIFHRLKQSGYTMRMTQYKLLLEAYINGKTPAYGFRERMKADNVFPNKQVAAQLEAVDAFRKTHISELLD; this comes from the exons ATGTGGGCGCTTCGAagagcttcaaaccctttgag GTACCATATTCCCCATGGTGCAGTTGCTCAAGCCTTTTGTTCTAAGTTGGATACACAGTGTGGTAACTTGAAGCATGAACATTGGGATTATGAGTTATATGGAAATACTGCTGCCTTTGTTTTACCAAATTTCTTTCCTCATGGACCATCTCTTTCTGCAATGCCTTCTCTCGGGATCAGAAACCTCTCTTCGCAGGCTGGAGCCACGACCAGTGACAGTGAGGTGGACGATGGTTTTTCTGATCTAGATTCACCCCCGGAAACTGATAAAATTGGTACTATTGTAGACAAGGAGGATAATGATGAGTTTGTCTCTGAACGAGAGATCTCCGGAGATGAGTCGAAAGTAGATTCAGCGGAAGTTGGTGATTGCTCCCTTCGTTTGTCAGATAGCAAATCACAATCAAATGGTGAAAAGGAACCCAGAAGAACAAGCGTGGCATCTCCATTTTTCAAGGTTGTAATGGATGCTCCACGACAGTCTTTTAATGATGCTCTTAATAAATGGGTGGAAGCAGGTAATTCATTGGGACGGGATGAGATTTCCATGATCGTGCAGAATCTTCGGAAAAGGAGGTTCTATGGAAAGGCCTTGCAG TTCTTGGAGTGGCTGGAAGCAAGTAAGCGTCTCGATTTTGTAGAGCGAGATTATGCTTCACGTCTAGATTTGGTTGCTAAAGTACATGGTCTTCAAAAAGCTGAAAAGTACATTAACATGATTCCAGAATCCTTCAGTGGTGAGATTATATACAGAACTCTTCTAGCCAATTATGTGTCTACGGGGAATATCAAGAAATCTGAGGAAGTTTTCAACAAAATAAGAGACCATGGTTTGCCAATTACTACATTCTCTTGCAACCAACTACTCTTGCTATATAAAAGAGTTGACCGGAAGAAGATGGTTGATGTTCTTATGATGATGGAAAAGGAAAATATCAAACCATCTTCCTTCACATACAGACTCTTGATAGACACAAAAGGCCGCACAAATGACATAACAGGTATGGAACAAATTGTGGAGAAGATGAAGGCTGAAGGAGTGGAGCTTGATTTAGCAACCCAAGCTATGATTGCTAAGCACTATATCTTTGGGGGGTTGAACGAGAAAGCAGAAGCAACCCTGAAGGAGATGGAGGGTGATGACATTAAAGAGAACCGCAATGCCTGCaaagttcttcttcctctgtaTGCTGCTCTGGGCAAAGCAGAAGATGTGGGGAGGATCTGGAAAGTTTGCGAGGCTAATCCCCGCCTTGAGGAGTGCTTAGCTGCCGTTGAAGCTTGGGGGAAGCTAGGGCATGTGGAAGATGCTGAGGAAGTCTTCGAGAACATGTTGAAGACATGGAAGAATCTCTCTTCAAAATATTACAATGCTTTACTGAAGGTTTATGCAGACCATAAACTTTTGTCCAAGGGTAAGGAACTGGCCAAGAGGATGTCGGATGCTGGGTGCAGGATTGGACCTTTAACATGGGATGCACTTGTGAAGCTTTACGTGGAGGCCGGCGAGGTGGAGAAAGCTGACTCAATATTACAGAAGGCAGCTCAACAGAATCTGATTAGGCCTCTCTATAGCTCGTACATGGCTGTCTTGGACGAGTACTCAAAGAGGGGCAACATCCATAATGCTGAGAAGATATTTCACAGGTTGAAACAGAGTGGGTACACCATGAGGATGACACAGtataagttgttgcttgagGCCTACATAAATGGCAAAACTCCGGCTTACGGGTTTCGGGAGAGGATGAAAGCTGATAATGTGTTCCCCAACAAGCAGGTGGCAGCACAATTGGAAGCTGTTGATGCTTTTAGAAAGACGCATATTTCAGAACTACTTGATTGA
- the LOC120112780 gene encoding zinc finger protein 700-like: protein MDSSSPLPLPGSPFPLNPADFPNFPPLPLSEELKYLCADLTLPPDFYNVGSPSAMDPQLEFRVHDNVVQGDIFPQNPNVGYVEAGESYLAPPNTAQNAEFKDLAKSQKINGLREGKKALKVATVSVDMIRNRRPFKCMHGGCEKTFKNAQTLSMHCRTHDKNMSDVLATSAVKAGQNKKIPCRCPVCGRIFVGLYELRRHFGRKHSEGEKMHNCKKCGKKFYIEVDLRDHEKLCGEMVGCKCGLKFAFKCNLQAHKRTHPECVGKPSNSPEHRNVEKDQSSSTPSLGLMGMKLEDIWTLGCRARLDALVPAVVKK from the exons ATGGATTCCAGCAGCCCCCTTCCTCTCCCTGGTTCTCCTTTCCCTCTAAACCCCGCGGACTTCCCCAATTTCCCACCATTGCCACTGTCCGAAGAGCTCAAGTACCTGTGCGCAGACCTCACTCTCCCCCCGGATTTCTACAATGTGGGATCCCCATCCGCCATGGATCCACAG TTGGAGTTTAGGGTTCATGACAATGTCGTCCAAGGCGACATTTTTCCTCAAAATCCAAATGTGGGTTATGTCGAGGCTGGAGAGTCCTATCTAGCCCCCCCAAACACAGCGCAGAATGCTGAATTCAAAGACTTGGCAAAAAGCCAGAAAATTAATGGTTTGCGAGAGGGGAAGAAGGCTTTAAAGGTAGCTACAGTATCAGTCGACATGATTCGGAACAGGAGGCCATTTAAATGCATGCATGGAGGGTGCGAGAAGACGTTCAAGAATGCGCAAACCTTGTCGATGCATTGCAGAACGCACGATAAGAATATGAGTGATGTGTTGGCGACGAGCGCTGTGAAGGCTGGGCAGAACAAGAAGATCCCATGCCGGTGCCCGGTCTGCGGCAGGATCTTTGTGGGGTTATATGAATTGAGGCGGCATTTCGGGAGGAAGCATTCGGAGGGCGAGAAGATGCACAATTGTAAGAAGTGTGGGAAGAAATTCTACATTGAGGTCGATTTGAGGGACCATGAGAAGCTGTGTGGGGAGATGGTTGGGTGCAAATGTGGGTTGAAATTTGCATTCAAGTGCAACCTTCAGGCCCATAAGAGAACACACCCGGAATGCGTCGGAAAGCCATCGAATTCTCCAGAGCATAGAAATGTTGAGAAGGATCAGAGTTCAAGCACCCCATCCCTTGGGCTCATGGGGATGAAGTTGGAAGATATTTGGACTCTTGGTTGCCGCGCTCGGCTTGATGCACTTGTGCCTGCAGTTGTCAAGAAGTAA
- the LOC103705031 gene encoding acyl carrier protein 1, mitochondrial-like translates to MAATLRPAILRHIRIPVQTLARSRRLPCLDPLPASMIRSMSSHGDDHLTREEVVERVLDVVKSFPKVDPSMVTPDVHFQKDLGLDSLDNVEIVMALEEEFKLEIPDKEADKIDSCSLAIEYVSNHPMAV, encoded by the exons ATGGCAGCCACGTTGAGACCGGCGATCCTTCGCCACATCCGAATCCCCGTCCAAACCCTAGCTCGATCGAGGCGTCTCCCATGCCTCGATCCACTCCCGGCCTCGATGATCCGATCCATGTCCTCCCATGGCGACGACCATCTCACCAGGGAGGAGGTCGTCGAGCGGGTCCTCGACGTCGTCAAGAGCTTCCCCAAGGTCGATCCTTCCATG GTGACGCCTGACGTCCATTTCCAGAAGGATTTGGGCCTGGATAGCTTGGATAATGTGGAGATCGTGATGGCGTTGGAGGAGGAATTCAAGCTGGAGATACCGGACAAGGAGGCGGACAAGATCGATTCGTGTAGCCTGGCCATTGAGTACGTCTCTAATCATCCCATGGCGGTTTAA